Genomic segment of Dehalogenimonas alkenigignens:
GGTTTTTCAAAGATTGAAAGTCAACATACTGGACAATTGTTTCCAGGCCTCGAGTTAATGTATAATGTACTAATACTTTCGTCCTAGTACCGATATCCGGAGGCTGACAAACTATGCTCTCTCAATTCGGCTATATCGGGCTTTTCCTCATTTTCGGTTGCACGTTTATCCTCATAACCCTTGGAATACCGGCGGTGCTTTCACGGCTGACGCGGATCGTGCCCAGAAAACCCACTAAGATCAAGCTGGAAACCTATGAATGCGGCATGGAGACCACCGGCCGCAGTTGGGTGCAATTCAACTTCCGCTACTATATCTACGCCCTGATGCTCATCGTCATGGATGTTCTGGCGGTTTTTCTATACCCCTGGGCATCGAGTTTAGGTGACTTGGGGATGACCGGTTTTTTCATCATCGCCTTCTTCTTGATTATCGTCACCGTCGGCTACCTTTACGCCTGGAAAAAGGGAGCCCTGGAATGGCAATAGAAAACCTGAGACCATCGGCCTACTCCGACATCGAGCTAGACGCTCGAGAGGGCGCCATCGTCGAGAGTTTTTTCACCGAGCACCAGACCGCTATCCCCGATCCGGCCGACTGGATCGGCGCGCCGCCACTGCCGGGTAATATCTTACTAACCACCGTTGATAAAGTCATTAACTGGTCCCGCCATTACTCTCTGTGGCCTGTGACTTTCGGTCTGGCTTGCTGCGCTATTGAAATGATGTGCACCGCAGCTTCGCGTTTCGATATCGCGCGCTTCGGCATGGAAGTTTTCCGAGCCTCTCCGCGCCAGGCGGACCTGATGATCATAGCCGGCACACTGACCTGGAAAATGGCACCGTGGCTGAAGCGTATCTACGAACAAATGCCGGAGCCCAAGTGGGTGCTGGCGATGGGCGCCTGCGGCACCTCCGGGGGTATCTTTAAGGGTTCGTACTCCGTGGTGCCGGGATTCAATAGGGTCGTGCCCATTGATGTCTACGTTCCCGGCTGTCCACCGAGGCCGGAAGCCCTGCTACAAGCCATCATGGAGATCCACAACAAGATCGAAAAGATGAGCCCCACCAGAAAGGCACCCGGCGTTTTATGAAAGACATCGCTTTCATCGAGATCGCCGCCCTCATCCGTGAGCGATTCGGCGACGGTGTTGCGGCGGCCGATGATAAACGGCTCATCGTCGAGCCGCCTCGCCTGGCCGAGGTTGCCGCGTTTCTACGCGACGACCCTAATTTAAACTTGGATTATCTGAGTTCGGTCACCGCCATCGATCACAAGACCGATTTCACTTTGATCTACCACCTCTATTCTCTAACTAAAAACCAACGGCTCACCATGAGGGTGCCTGTAGTAGACAGGGTTAGTCCGGCTGTGCCCTCTGTCACACCCATCTGGCGGGGTGCCGATCTCCAGGAGCGAGAGATCTTTGATCTGTTCGGCATCGAATTTTCCGGCCACCCCAACCTCAAGCGGTTGTTCATGTGGGAAGGGTTTCCGGGCTTTCCGCTGCGAAAGGACTGGGTGAATCGTGGTCCTTAAAACCGAGCATTATGTCATCAACGTCGGCCCACAGCACCCTTCCACCCACGGCGTCTTCCGGCTGCGGTTGACCCTCGACGGTGAAGTTATCGTCGATGTCGAGCCCATTTTCGGTTACCTCCACCGAGGCATGGAGAAAATCGCCGAGGGACGAAACTACACCAAGAACATCCCGCTGACCGACCGGCTGGACTACCTGTCCTCCATGATCAACAACCAGGCCTATTGCATGGCTGTCGAGAATCTCCTCAACATCACCGTCCCGGAGCGGGCGCAATATATCCGGGTCATAATGGCCGAACTACAACGGATGGCCTCTCACCTGGCTGGTATCGGCTTTTTCATGAACGATATCGGCGCTTTCTCGACGCCTCTTTTGTATATGTTCCGTGAGCGCGAGAAGATCGTCGAGCTTTTCGACATGGCCTGCGGCCAACGTCTGAATTACAACTACATGCGCTTCGGCGGTGTCTCCATGGACTTACCGGAGGAGTTCCTGCCAGCGCTTAAGAAACTGCTGGACGGTATGCCCGGCTTCATCAATGAATACGACAAGCTGATCTCCACCAACGAAATCGTGTTGGTTCGGGCTAAGGGCGTAGGTATCTTGCCGAAGGAACTGGCTGTTAACGCCTCGGCAGCCGGACCTGTGCTTCGGGGTTCGGGCATAAAGTGGGACCTGCGCAAGAACCAACCTTATTCCATCTACGATCGGTTCGAGTTCGATATCCCGACTGGCGAGATAGGTGACACCTACGACCGCTATGCAGTACGACTGGAAGAGATCCGACAGAGCGTCCGGATTCTAAAGCAAGCGATTGCACAATTGCCCGCCGGCGAGACCATGGCTAAGGTGTCGAAACTCATACGGCCACCGGCCAGCGAGACCTACACTGCAGTCGAGGGACCAAAGGGCGAACTCGGCTTCTTCGTTGTCGCTGATGGATCTGAAAACCCTTACCGCTGGCACGTACGGGCGCCTAGCCTGATCAACCTCACGGCACTTAAAGAAATGCTCTTGGGTTGGAAGGTGGCGGATTTGATGGCCATCTTTGGTTCCATCGACATCGTCATGGGCGAGGTGGACCGCTGATGGACTGGCTGCACTTCGCCCTCTTCACCCTGATCGTCTTCGTCTTCGTTATTACCGGCGTCCTCTTTTTTATCTGGTACGAGCGCCGCGGCCTGGGGCGTTTTCAGTTGCGCCCCGGCCCGAACCGCGCCGGGCCTTTCGGCCTGCTGCAGCCGCTGGCCGATGCCGTCAAGGTGCTACTCAAAGAGGACATTGTGCCGGCGCTAGCCGACAAGCCGGTGCATTTCCTGGCGCCGATGGTGGCTTTCGTGCCGGCGCTGGCCGTTTTTGCCGTCGTCCCCTTCGGCGATGGCGCGATGCTGGCCGATCTAAACATCGGCATCCTTTACATCATGGCTGTCAGTTCCATAGTGGTCATCGGTATTTTCATGGCCGGCTGGTCTTCTTCCAACAAGTACTCCCTACTCGGCGCCATGCGCACAATCGCCCAGGAGGTCAGCTATGAAATACCTCTGGTGCTGTCCATCCTCGGTACCGTCATGCTGGCCGGATCGCTGTCTTTGAACGATATTGTCAAAGCCCAGCAGGTGCCGTTCATCCTTATCCAACCCCTCGGCTTCCTCATATATATGACAGCCGCCATGGCCGAGATCAACCGCACCCCGTTCGATCTATTGGAGGCCGACTCGGAGATTATCGCCGGTTTCCAGACAGAATACTCCGGCATGAAGTTCGGACTGTTTTACCTCACGGAGTATGCTGAGACGTTATCAGTCTCCGCCGTAGCCAGCACCTTGTTCCTGGGCGGTTGGGCTGGGCCGATATTGCCTGGATTCATTTGGCTTATTATCAAGATCGTGGCTGTGTTCTCGTTCATCATGTGGGTGCGGGCGACCTTCCCGCGCCTAAGGATCGATCAAGTCATGGCTTTCTGCTGGAAGTTCCTGCTGCCGCTGTCGGTAGCAAACCTCCTCATCACCGCCGGGTTGGTGCTCACCGGCTTCAACGAACAGATATGGCTGGCTGTTCCGCTGAACCTCGGTCTGGCTGCAGTGCTAGTAGTGCTAGCCAGCCGTCAATTCCGCACCGGAGGCGGCCATGCCGTCACTTAATAATTTCGGCGAGGGACTGCTGCGCGGTCTAAAGGTAACGTTAAATCATATCGGCCGAAAATGGATTACAGTGCAGTACCCGGAGCAGAGACTCAATATGTCGAGGCGTATTCGAGGCACCGACATCATTTGGGACCGGGAGTCCTGCATCTCCTGCCGTGCCTGCGAACGCGCTTGCCCGGTGCAATGCATCTCAATGGCCGTGTCGCGAGGAGAAGATAAAAAACTAAAAACCGATGATATTACCGTAGACTTGGGACTGTGTATTTTTTGCGGTTTATGCATTGAGTCATGCCCGACCGGCATCTCCATCTACCTGGGGTACAACTATACCAACACTACACACCGCTGCTCCACCTTCAGCGGCGCCAAGACGGGGAATACTCCCTCAGACGGTCGTTGCCGTGAGATAGTGCGGTCCAATGACGAACTGCTCGTAGACGATGCGGCGCGGCCCCGCTCCGGCTACTACCGCCCGGAGATCAGCTCCGCTCTGCCGCCGCAGACGCTCTTAATCGACCAGACGACCTATCTTGAAGATCTCAGGAAGCGAGGGTTAAAGTAATGGCTCTCGCATTCTTGATCTTTTCAGCGGGTATCATCATAAGCGCACTGGCGGTAGTGCTGCTCAAGAACATCTTCCGCGCCTCCTTAATGCTGGTGCTGTGCTTCTTCCTGGTAGCCGGGCTATTTGCCAGCCTCTCGGCGGATTTCCTGGCCGCCATCCAGGTACTCATTTATGTAGGCGCTATCTCGGTGCTCATCATCCTGGCCATCATGCTGACCCGGGAGATCACCCTAGGCAGTCTAACCAACAA
This window contains:
- a CDS encoding NADH-quinone oxidoreductase subunit C; translation: MKDIAFIEIAALIRERFGDGVAAADDKRLIVEPPRLAEVAAFLRDDPNLNLDYLSSVTAIDHKTDFTLIYHLYSLTKNQRLTMRVPVVDRVSPAVPSVTPIWRGADLQEREIFDLFGIEFSGHPNLKRLFMWEGFPGFPLRKDWVNRGP
- the nuoH gene encoding NADH-quinone oxidoreductase subunit NuoH produces the protein MDWLHFALFTLIVFVFVITGVLFFIWYERRGLGRFQLRPGPNRAGPFGLLQPLADAVKVLLKEDIVPALADKPVHFLAPMVAFVPALAVFAVVPFGDGAMLADLNIGILYIMAVSSIVVIGIFMAGWSSSNKYSLLGAMRTIAQEVSYEIPLVLSILGTVMLAGSLSLNDIVKAQQVPFILIQPLGFLIYMTAAMAEINRTPFDLLEADSEIIAGFQTEYSGMKFGLFYLTEYAETLSVSAVASTLFLGGWAGPILPGFIWLIIKIVAVFSFIMWVRATFPRLRIDQVMAFCWKFLLPLSVANLLITAGLVLTGFNEQIWLAVPLNLGLAAVLVVLASRQFRTGGGHAVT
- a CDS encoding 4Fe-4S binding protein codes for the protein MPSLNNFGEGLLRGLKVTLNHIGRKWITVQYPEQRLNMSRRIRGTDIIWDRESCISCRACERACPVQCISMAVSRGEDKKLKTDDITVDLGLCIFCGLCIESCPTGISIYLGYNYTNTTHRCSTFSGAKTGNTPSDGRCREIVRSNDELLVDDAARPRSGYYRPEISSALPPQTLLIDQTTYLEDLRKRGLK
- a CDS encoding NADH-quinone oxidoreductase subunit A; translation: MLSQFGYIGLFLIFGCTFILITLGIPAVLSRLTRIVPRKPTKIKLETYECGMETTGRSWVQFNFRYYIYALMLIVMDVLAVFLYPWASSLGDLGMTGFFIIAFFLIIVTVGYLYAWKKGALEWQ
- a CDS encoding NADH-quinone oxidoreductase subunit B → MAIENLRPSAYSDIELDAREGAIVESFFTEHQTAIPDPADWIGAPPLPGNILLTTVDKVINWSRHYSLWPVTFGLACCAIEMMCTAASRFDIARFGMEVFRASPRQADLMIIAGTLTWKMAPWLKRIYEQMPEPKWVLAMGACGTSGGIFKGSYSVVPGFNRVVPIDVYVPGCPPRPEALLQAIMEIHNKIEKMSPTRKAPGVL
- a CDS encoding NADH-quinone oxidoreductase subunit D, which encodes MVLKTEHYVINVGPQHPSTHGVFRLRLTLDGEVIVDVEPIFGYLHRGMEKIAEGRNYTKNIPLTDRLDYLSSMINNQAYCMAVENLLNITVPERAQYIRVIMAELQRMASHLAGIGFFMNDIGAFSTPLLYMFREREKIVELFDMACGQRLNYNYMRFGGVSMDLPEEFLPALKKLLDGMPGFINEYDKLISTNEIVLVRAKGVGILPKELAVNASAAGPVLRGSGIKWDLRKNQPYSIYDRFEFDIPTGEIGDTYDRYAVRLEEIRQSVRILKQAIAQLPAGETMAKVSKLIRPPASETYTAVEGPKGELGFFVVADGSENPYRWHVRAPSLINLTALKEMLLGWKVADLMAIFGSIDIVMGEVDR
- a CDS encoding NADH-quinone oxidoreductase subunit J family protein; the encoded protein is MALAFLIFSAGIIISALAVVLLKNIFRASLMLVLCFFLVAGLFASLSADFLAAIQVLIYVGAISVLIILAIMLTREITLGSLTNKQAMPALLGSGFVAAALVFSMLATDWNISTAEPAEPTTPILANLLFTPDNFMLPLEMAAVLMLTAIIGAIILVRDK